A genomic stretch from Schistosoma haematobium chromosome 4, whole genome shotgun sequence includes:
- the DOCK7_3 gene encoding Dedicator of cytokinesis protein 7, variant 4 (EggNog:ENOG410V443~COG:T), whose product MRVGLLGCKQKGSCTAGFFRINNESSCVPNLAYKKNAWLTPESSNHRKRNLQDSDKASRSYGFTSEARNLIDPENPSHFQYTENQRPPMLAHHRIRDNTANSNAFKFSNIPLWSSVNGMTNEQFMGDSSDRMALLAVDGWTGEEILLKNSTLSTRSSERLMNDAPDNKQLTNDSLNKRSIQNVLHTTSMTQKSAHPCTILEYRWPFVELPSWYVDLREHIEVKGVVIYTAGHGRVAIYFQYMLPVNTK is encoded by the exons ATGCGTGTTGGTCTATTAGGATGTAAACAGAAAGGTTCTTGTACTGCCGGTTTCTTTAGAATTAACAATGAAAGTTCTTGTG TCCCTAATCTTGCTTACAAGAAAAATGCTTGGTTAACACCAGAATCTTCAAATCATCGTAAAAGAAATCTTCAAGATTCTGATAAGGCATCACGATCATATGGTTTCACCAGTGAAGCAAGAAATTTGATTGATCCTGAAAATCCTTCACATTTTCAGTATACTGAAAATCAACGTCCACCAATGTTGGCTCATCATAGGATAAGAGATAACACCGCTAACTCAAATGCATTCAAATTTAGTAACATACCTCTATGGTCATCAGTTAATGGTATGACCAATGAACAATTCATGGGTGACAGCAGTGATAGAATGGCATTGTTAGCTGTTGATGGTTGGACAGGTGAagaaatacttttaaaaaattcaaCCTTATCAACGAGGTCATCAGAACGTTTAATGAATGATGCTCCAGATAATAAACAACTTACGAATGATAGTTTAAATAAAAGAAGTATACAGAATGTTCTACACACAACCTCAATGACACAAAAGTCGGCCCATCCATGCACTATACTTGAATATCGTTGGCCCTTTGTTGAATTACCTTCATGGTATGTAGACCTTAGGGAGCATATTGAAGTAAAAGGAGTTGTTATTTATACAGCAGGTCATGGTAGAG TAGCGATATATTTTCAATATATGTTACCAGTCAACACCAAATAA